One stretch of Apis cerana isolate GH-2021 linkage group LG8, AcerK_1.0, whole genome shotgun sequence DNA includes these proteins:
- the LOC108003203 gene encoding sodium-coupled monocarboxylate transporter 1, whose translation MKSRFLVLYFFLAISSAEQRPSEDVNEIYTEKYSLLYYFSWVDYTVLAAMLIISCLIGTFYGFIAKKQETSQDFLLGGSSMGTFPMAMSLAASFITAIELLGNPTEMYKHGTQFWMTCLAFIFVVPITSYLYLPVFMKLRLTSSYEYLNLRFNRYCRLLAGGLYMLQMILYTSVAVYAPALALSHVTGLNTYIAVTLVYVVCIFYASQGGMKAVIMTDTFQAVVLLGSLFLIAGYGLSWAGGPSSIWQINEKSGRIEFFNMNPDPTVRHSFWSVVIGGTIYWTTMFCSNQASVQKYLSVRSISQVRIALWVSAFGMIIIYTINFLTGMILYDTYKDCDPLLAGNITGQDQLLPLYVMNFMGNLKGVPGFFVAGIFAASLGTVASALNSLAAITCEDILQGLFKIDMSARKGAIYARWISIFFGALSFALVFVVEQLGSVLQVALSFNGMVGGITLGLFSLGMFIPWANAKGAITGAIISLIIILWIGLGAQIAVLNGQIYLDSKPVSIDKCSNNNNNSLITIFNHQSSNNEVYFIYKISYLWYSAIGCILTMLIGVIISFFTGVQNPADLDQDLLSPPIASLFHMQTKPCANKVHGITNFGLELDDEKSQVENAKSPKT comes from the exons ATGAAGTCACGTTTCCTGGTACTATACTTCTTCTTGGCCATTTCTTCAGCAGAACAACGACCATCTGAAgatgtaaatgaaatatacactgaaaaatattcacttctttattacttttcaTGGGTTGATTACACGGTGTTGGCTGCcatgttaataatttcatgcCTGATCGGTACTTTCTATGGTTTCATTGCTAAGAAGCAGGAAACCAGCCAGGACTTCTTGCTTGGAGGCTCGAGCATGGGAACATTTCCAATGGCAATGTCTCTCGCTGCTAGTTTCATTACAGCTATTGAACTCCTAGGAAATCCTACAGAAATGTATAAACAT gGCACTCAATTTTGGATGACTTGTTTGGCTTTTATTTTCGTTGTACCTATTACCTCCTATCTGTACCTGCCTGTCTTCATGAAACTAAGATTAACCTCGagttatgaatatttgaatcttCGTTTCAATCGATATTGCAGGCTACTTGCCGGTGGTCTCTATATGTTACAGATGATCTTGTATACATCTGTAGCCGTATATGCGCCAGCGTTAGCTTTAAGCCATG TCACAGGTTTAAACACTTACATAGCCGTCACTCTAGTCTATGTAGTCTGTATCTTCTACGCGTCGCAG GGTGGAATGAAAGCCGTTATAATGACGGACACTTTCCAAGCAGTAGTTCTTCTCGGTTCCCTTTTTCTCATAGCTGGATACGGTCTTTCCTGGGCAGGAGGACCTTCTTCAATATggcaaattaatgaaaaatctggAAGAATAGAGTTCTTCAATATGAATCCTGATCCAACCGTTCGTCACAGTTTTTGGAGCGTGGTGATAGGTGGAACCATATACTGGACAACGATGTTTTGCAGTAATCAAGCTTCCGTCCAAAAGTATCTTAGCGTTAGAAGCATTAGTCAAGTCAGAAT AGCTTTATGGGTATCTGCTTTTggtatgattataatatataccatAAATTTCTTGACCGGTATGATACTTTACGACACTTACAAAGACTGTGATCCTCTCTTGGCTGGTAACATAACTGGTCAAGATCAATTATTGCCACTGTATGTAATGAATTTCATGGGTAATCTCAAGGGAGTACCTGGTTTCTTCGTTGCTGGAATCTTTGCCGCTTCTTTGGg AACCGTAGCAAGTGCTTTGAACTCATTGGCAGCTATAACTTGCGAAGATATTCTACAAGGATTATTTAAGATTGATATGTCTGCAAGGAAAGGTGCAATTTATGCTAGATGGATCAGTATTTTCTTTGGAGCGCTTAGTTTTGCTTTGGTTTTCGTTGTGGAACAACTTGGCAGTGTCCTtcaa gTTGCATTATCATTCAATGGTATGGTTGGAGGCATCACACTAGGATTATTCTCTTTGGGGATGTTCATCCCATGGGCAAATGCCAAAGGTGCAATTACTGGTGCCATTATCAGTTTGATAATCATTCTGTGGATTGGTCTAGGTGCTCAAATCGCTGTTTTAAATGGACAAATTTATTTGGATAGCAAACCTGTATCAATTGATAAAtgctctaataataataataatagtttaattacaattttcaatcatCAATCAAGTAACAATGaagtttatttcatatataaa attaGTTATTTATGGTATAGTGCAATAGGCTGCATCCTAACAATGTTGATAGGTGTGATTATAAGCTTTTTCACAGGTGTTCAAAATCCAGCTGATCTTGATCAAGATCTTTTGAGTCCACCTATTGCTTCCTTGTTTCATATGCAGACAAAACCGTGTGCTAATAAAGTACATGGTATCACAAACTTTGGTTTGGAATTAGATGATGAAAAATCTCAAGTGGAAAATGCCAAAAGTCCAAAGACATaa
- the LOC108003154 gene encoding putative sodium-dependent multivitamin transporter isoform X1, protein MTIFSKERIEIHYRQLKKVRTATRIKIDPCGKTFLFVISVDDVATLLNNSMEKIGTLQWEDYLVIAVTLCISVGIGIYYRFSGGRQKTIEEYFIASRSMSILPVGVALVVSFMSAITLLGVSAENYTYGTQFVVINLSYLIGTPLVCYGFLPVFFKLQATSAYEYLEKRFGIKARTLASFVYWLQLLLYSGVVLYAPALALEATTGISKTGSIIIIGLVCAFYSSIGGIKAVLITDVFQGLLMFISVFVIIITAANEAGSLRRIWEIAEEGNRIQFDSISIDPTVRHTWWSLIFGGLCTFLSLYGVNQVQVQRMLTVKDIKAAQKALWLSWPILSLLSITTCFSGLAIYSKYYKCDPLLQKRISSTDMLMPLYVMDTMSDKPGLPGLFIAGIFSAGLSTISAALNSLAAVTLEDYIKPTYKKCCHKEFSITMSTTLAKLLAFIYGIISIALAFLAQLLGGVLQAGLTIFGVVGGPLLGLFTLGMLTETATETGSVTSTIISLIFLFWIAFGQPRPTPPVLPVTDIGCSNKTISILQTQLKSDDSYFYLYRLSYMWYCPLGFLMTFIIGLFLSFCLKQIFKKEKIELDLNLFFPIIAKRIHRRQMQISDTNSNDILKDTTTAPRKYIFGVNSDDIDIMEDVNTSKV, encoded by the exons atgactattttttcgaaagaacgCATTGAAATCCACTATCGACAATTAAAGAAGGTCAGAACTGCGACACGGATCAAGATTGATCCGTGTggcaaaacatttttattcgttatatcgGTGGACGACGTTGCCACGCTCCTG aataatagtaTGGAAAAAATAGGAACATTACAATGGGAAGACTATCTGGTCATAGCAGTTACATTATGTATAAGTGTGGGTATAGGTATTTACTACAGATTCAGTGGTGGTCGACAGAAAACTATAGAg GAATATTTCATTGCCAGCAGATCTATGAGCATTCTTCCTGTGGGTGTAGCATTAGTTGTTTCTTTCATGTCTGCAATTACCTTGTTAGGAGTTTCTGCAGAAAATTACACATATGGAACACAATTtgtagtaattaatttatcatatcttaTAGGAACTCCTCTTGTTTGTTATGGATTTTTAccagtattttttaaactccAAGCAACAAGTGCTTATGAg TATTTAGAAAAACGTTTCGGAATAAAAGCTAGAACATTAGCTAGTTTTGTATACTGGCTACAACTACTTTTGTATTCAGGTGTTGTACTTTATGCTCCTGCTTTAGCATTGGAGGCTACAACAGGAATTTCTAAAACTGGcagtattattatcattggaTTAGTCTGTGCTTTCTATTCAAGTATAGGAGGCATTAAAGCTGTCTTAATTACAGATGTGTTCCAAGGATTGCTTAtgtttatttctgtttttgttattattatcacagCTGCTAATGAAGCTGGAAGTTTAAGAAGAATCTGGGAAATAGCTGAAGAAGGGAATCGAATTCAATTTGATAG TATTTCTATAGACCCCACAGTTCGACATACTTGGTGGTCACTTATTTTTGGAGGCTTATGTACATTTCTATCACTATATGGAGTAAATCAAGTTCAAGTACAACGTATGCTAACAGTGAA agataTAAAAGCAGCACAAAAAGCACTTTGGTTGTCATGGCCAATATTATCTTTACTTTCAATAACTACGTGTTTCTCAGGATTAgcaatatatagtaaatattacaAGTGTGATCCATTActtcaaaaaagaatatcatctACAGATATGTTAATGCCATTGTATGTTATGGATACCATGTCTGATAAACCTGGTTTACCTGGTCTTTTTATAGCAG gtATTTTTAGTGCTGGTCTCAGCACTATTTCAGCAGCATTGAATTCTTTGGCAGCAGTAACATtagaagattatataaaaccaacatataaaaaatgttgtcATAAGGAATTTTCTATAACCATGTCCACAACTCTGGCAAAGTTACTTGcttttatttatggaattataTCTATTGCTTTAGCATTTTTAGCACAATTATTGGGTGGTGTTTTACaa gctGGTTTAACAATATTTGGAGTAGTGGGTGGTCCACTTCTTGGTCTTTTTACACTCGGAATGCTTACAGAAACAGCTACAGAAACAGGATCTGTAACGAGTACTATTAtatctctaatatttttattttggattgCATTTGGACAACCCAGACCTACACCACCAGTATTACCAGTTACTGATATAGGTTGTTCAAATAAAACCATTTCTATCTTACAAACGCAATT gaagTCGgatgattcttatttttatctgtaTCGGCTTTCTTATATGTGGTATTGTCCACTTGGATTTTTGATGACATTCATTATTGGATTATTCCTTAGTTTCTGCTTgaagcaaatatttaaaaaagaaaaaattgagcTGGATCTCAATCTGTTTTTTCCTATAATAGCAAAACGAATACATCGCAGACAAATGCAAATTTCGGATACCAActcaaatgatatattaaaggaTACTACTACTGCgccaagaaaatatatttttggtgTTAATTCTGATGACATAGATATCATGGAAGATGTCAATACCagcaaagtttaa
- the LOC108003154 gene encoding putative sodium-dependent multivitamin transporter isoform X2 has product MSILPVGVALVVSFMSAITLLGVSAENYTYGTQFVVINLSYLIGTPLVCYGFLPVFFKLQATSAYEYLEKRFGIKARTLASFVYWLQLLLYSGVVLYAPALALEATTGISKTGSIIIIGLVCAFYSSIGGIKAVLITDVFQGLLMFISVFVIIITAANEAGSLRRIWEIAEEGNRIQFDSISIDPTVRHTWWSLIFGGLCTFLSLYGVNQVQVQRMLTVKDIKAAQKALWLSWPILSLLSITTCFSGLAIYSKYYKCDPLLQKRISSTDMLMPLYVMDTMSDKPGLPGLFIAGIFSAGLSTISAALNSLAAVTLEDYIKPTYKKCCHKEFSITMSTTLAKLLAFIYGIISIALAFLAQLLGGVLQAGLTIFGVVGGPLLGLFTLGMLTETATETGSVTSTIISLIFLFWIAFGQPRPTPPVLPVTDIGCSNKTISILQTQLKSDDSYFYLYRLSYMWYCPLGFLMTFIIGLFLSFCLKQIFKKEKIELDLNLFFPIIAKRIHRRQMQISDTNSNDILKDTTTAPRKYIFGVNSDDIDIMEDVNTSKV; this is encoded by the exons ATGAGCATTCTTCCTGTGGGTGTAGCATTAGTTGTTTCTTTCATGTCTGCAATTACCTTGTTAGGAGTTTCTGCAGAAAATTACACATATGGAACACAATTtgtagtaattaatttatcatatcttaTAGGAACTCCTCTTGTTTGTTATGGATTTTTAccagtattttttaaactccAAGCAACAAGTGCTTATGAg TATTTAGAAAAACGTTTCGGAATAAAAGCTAGAACATTAGCTAGTTTTGTATACTGGCTACAACTACTTTTGTATTCAGGTGTTGTACTTTATGCTCCTGCTTTAGCATTGGAGGCTACAACAGGAATTTCTAAAACTGGcagtattattatcattggaTTAGTCTGTGCTTTCTATTCAAGTATAGGAGGCATTAAAGCTGTCTTAATTACAGATGTGTTCCAAGGATTGCTTAtgtttatttctgtttttgttattattatcacagCTGCTAATGAAGCTGGAAGTTTAAGAAGAATCTGGGAAATAGCTGAAGAAGGGAATCGAATTCAATTTGATAG TATTTCTATAGACCCCACAGTTCGACATACTTGGTGGTCACTTATTTTTGGAGGCTTATGTACATTTCTATCACTATATGGAGTAAATCAAGTTCAAGTACAACGTATGCTAACAGTGAA agataTAAAAGCAGCACAAAAAGCACTTTGGTTGTCATGGCCAATATTATCTTTACTTTCAATAACTACGTGTTTCTCAGGATTAgcaatatatagtaaatattacaAGTGTGATCCATTActtcaaaaaagaatatcatctACAGATATGTTAATGCCATTGTATGTTATGGATACCATGTCTGATAAACCTGGTTTACCTGGTCTTTTTATAGCAG gtATTTTTAGTGCTGGTCTCAGCACTATTTCAGCAGCATTGAATTCTTTGGCAGCAGTAACATtagaagattatataaaaccaacatataaaaaatgttgtcATAAGGAATTTTCTATAACCATGTCCACAACTCTGGCAAAGTTACTTGcttttatttatggaattataTCTATTGCTTTAGCATTTTTAGCACAATTATTGGGTGGTGTTTTACaa gctGGTTTAACAATATTTGGAGTAGTGGGTGGTCCACTTCTTGGTCTTTTTACACTCGGAATGCTTACAGAAACAGCTACAGAAACAGGATCTGTAACGAGTACTATTAtatctctaatatttttattttggattgCATTTGGACAACCCAGACCTACACCACCAGTATTACCAGTTACTGATATAGGTTGTTCAAATAAAACCATTTCTATCTTACAAACGCAATT gaagTCGgatgattcttatttttatctgtaTCGGCTTTCTTATATGTGGTATTGTCCACTTGGATTTTTGATGACATTCATTATTGGATTATTCCTTAGTTTCTGCTTgaagcaaatatttaaaaaagaaaaaattgagcTGGATCTCAATCTGTTTTTTCCTATAATAGCAAAACGAATACATCGCAGACAAATGCAAATTTCGGATACCAActcaaatgatatattaaaggaTACTACTACTGCgccaagaaaatatatttttggtgTTAATTCTGATGACATAGATATCATGGAAGATGTCAATACCagcaaagtttaa